The Neoarius graeffei isolate fNeoGra1 chromosome 7, fNeoGra1.pri, whole genome shotgun sequence genome includes a region encoding these proteins:
- the LOC132889271 gene encoding mRNA decay activator protein ZFP36L2-like, with the protein MKDQLRFKTSGTEEMSATILSGLYDIDMLYKDKSLNMNALHLNSMLDKKAVGAPVAASALANSCSYGQGFFRRNSASSADCTNNGNKYSATCYSNLKESCSSTAIMNKENKFRERAYSETGERSQQLQALQQKPGSQINSTRYKTELCRPFEENGACKYGEKCQFAHGYHELRSLSRHPKYKTEPCRTFHTIGFCPYGPRCHFIHNADERRPAPANANSAPPELKPSRDLIQQQAAVAAFRDRPKLHHSLSFSGFSTQHGLDSPLIESPTSRTPPPPSSSSSSSDASRASGPFFEAPSANGAFSSFAAAQDLKALLAPLAVHAGYQSNPAYYSSFQTPIGPPSPPYSLGPLQALQRLSESPVFDSPPSPYDSMSDRDSYASGSLSSSGSLSGSESPSLEAGRRLPIFSRLSISDD; encoded by the exons ATGAAAGATCAACTGCGATTCAAAACTTCAGGAACAGAAGAAATGTCTGCGACCATCCTGTCCGGTCTCTACGACATCGACATGCTCTATAAG GATAAGAGCCTGAACATGAACGCTCTGCATCTCAACAGTATGTTGGATAAGAAGGCGGTCGGGGCTCCGGTCGCGGCCTCTGCTCTCGCCAACAGCTGCTCGTACGGGCAGGGATTTTTCCGGCGCAACTCTGCGAGCAGCGCTGACTGCACAAACAACGGCAACAAGTACTCGGCTACATGCTACAGTAACCTGAAAGAGAGCTGCAGCAGCACCGCCATCATGAACAAGGAGAACAAGTTCCGTGAGCGCGCCTACAGCGAGACCGGTGAGCGCAGTCAGCAGCTGCAGGCGCTGCAGCAGAAACCCGGCTCACAGATCAACTCGACCCGGTACAAGACTGAACTGTGTCGGCCTTTTGAGGAGAACGGCGCCTGTAAGTACGGGGAGAAGTGCCAGTTTGCGCACGGCTACCACGAGCTGCGCAGCCTGTCTCGCCACCCCAAGTACAAAACCGAACCGTGCCGTACTTTCCACACCATCGGGTTCTGCCCGTACGGGCCGCGCTGCCACTTCATCCACAACGCTGACGAGCGCAGACCCGCACCAGCCAACGCCAACAGCGCGCCGCCTGAACTGAAGCCGAGCCGAGACCTGATTCAGCAACAGGCTGCTGTTGCAGCTTTCCGAGACCGACCCAAACTCCACCACAGCCTGAGCTTCTCCGGCTTTTCCACCCAACACGGACTGGACTCGCCTCTTATTGAGAGCCCGACATCCCGCACTCCTCCTCcgccttcctcttcttcttcctcctccgacGCCTCTCGAGCCAGCGGACCGTTTTTCGAAGCACCGAGTGCTAACGGCGCCTTCTCTTCGTTCGCCGCTGCGCAGGACCTGAAAGCGCTGCTCGCTCCTCTAGCTGTCCACGCCGGCTATCAGTCAAACCCCGCATACTACAGCAGCTTCCAGACCCCTATAGGACCCCCTTCTCCTCCCTACAGCCTCGGGCCCTTGCAGGCCCTTCAGCGCCTGTCCGAGTCGCCTGTCTTTGACTCGCCCCCCAGCCCCTACGACTCCATGTCGGACCGGGACAGCTACGCCAGCGGCTCCCTCAGCTCTTCAGGAAGTCTCAGCGGCTCCGAGTCGCCCAGCTTGGAAGCCGGGAGACGTTTGCCAATCTTCAGCAGGCTGTCGATTTCCGATGATTAA